Proteins encoded together in one Chitinophaga sp. LS1 window:
- a CDS encoding fatty acid desaturase produces the protein MTNKPTDFTWSTDPNPHHVRVRQILKEHPEMRELVGKNPYTIFLILGLVGAQVAISYWVNDHSWWMVFGAAYLVGAFISHALWVMIHESSHGLIFKGKLPNMLAGMIANLPHIFASSASFQKYHLKHHAYQGEHDLDADLPDFWEARLVSNNPLSKMMWFLFFPVFQVTRTARLNIELFDRWVVLNWVIQLSFDIAIIALIGPKAFVFMLASFFFSVGLHPLGARWIQEHYLTLDPVQETYSYYGPLNKVAFNVGYHNEHHDFPSIPWNKLPQIKSKAPAYYDSLLSHQSWSKLIWLFIFNPKLSLYSRVLRKEKVKIVKEKEEQVSL, from the coding sequence ATGACTAACAAGCCTACTGATTTTACCTGGAGTACGGATCCAAATCCGCACCATGTGAGAGTTCGACAAATCCTTAAAGAACACCCGGAGATGAGGGAACTCGTAGGAAAAAATCCATACACCATATTCCTGATTCTTGGGCTCGTTGGAGCACAGGTCGCCATATCATACTGGGTAAATGATCATTCCTGGTGGATGGTATTTGGCGCAGCCTACCTGGTGGGTGCATTTATCAGCCATGCCCTGTGGGTAATGATTCATGAGTCCAGTCACGGTCTTATCTTCAAAGGTAAATTACCCAATATGCTGGCTGGTATGATTGCCAACCTGCCACATATCTTCGCCAGCTCCGCCTCTTTCCAGAAATATCACCTGAAGCACCACGCTTACCAGGGTGAACATGACCTGGATGCGGATCTGCCTGATTTCTGGGAAGCCCGTCTGGTAAGCAACAACCCACTGAGCAAAATGATGTGGTTCCTGTTCTTCCCGGTATTCCAGGTAACCCGTACTGCCCGTTTGAACATCGAACTGTTTGACCGTTGGGTGGTATTGAACTGGGTGATTCAGCTGAGTTTTGATATAGCTATTATTGCCCTCATCGGTCCCAAGGCTTTTGTGTTTATGCTGGCCAGCTTCTTCTTCTCAGTAGGTTTACATCCGCTGGGCGCACGCTGGATACAGGAACACTACCTGACGCTGGATCCTGTACAGGAAACATATAGCTATTATGGTCCGCTGAATAAAGTAGCGTTCAATGTGGGATATCATAATGAACACCATGATTTCCCTTCCATTCCATGGAACAAACTGCCACAGATTAAATCAAAGGCACCGGCTTATTATGATTCATTGCTGTCACATCAGTCATGGTCTAAGCTGATATGGTTGTTTATTTTCAATCCAAAGCTTTCATTGTATTCAAGAGTGTTGAGGAAGGAGAAAGTGAAGATTGTGAAAGAGAAAGAAGAACAGGTATCTCTCTAA
- a CDS encoding MG2 domain-containing protein produces the protein MQSVKSKTNRLKWLLPLCLMGITAALAFYPADEWQDKITQALEQYSKRFPQEKVYLQVDKDYYGAGETIWFKAYVLLQGQPSLSATNLYVELIDKSGKIVQKKLISVGGATGSGAFVVPETMPPGQYQIRAYTAWMLNFDAEFLFYKDIEIFDPAHPGQLPAKPVGNDFSVQFFPEGGNAIVGVGGRIAFKAINDQGYPIEVNGIVQNLKGETVTLLKTTRDGMGMFDLTPVAGETYKAIVQTSKGQQKTVLLPQLKTAGVGLKIFNKGTRIFYQTLPATKDNPIYNNMLVVAQMQQHVIYKAKLNAAEGQLSGFIPTANLPSGIVQFTIFTADGMPIAERLAFVRKPDQLQLTLQNLKINNQPRQKNVLEVKVPDTMLTSLSVSITDADNVVISDDQNNILSNLLMTSDLKGYIANPAQYFRDMDPATMQGLDLVMMTNGWRRFTWEKILHNYLPEIKYPYEQGLLLKGIATINKGTAPLSNGKVDFILKQPVDTSTAFSSVTTNDKGEFAIDRLQFVDTINVFYRANDPNKAWKDVNVKFENHFFETQSSANMPYPFREPQPIENTVLNSFLNTVNENNAVTRSIQQKPIFLQEYNVKDKRLSRTDVVEQRYATGMFNAGDGYSFDLTKSENGSINIFQYLQSKVPGLTINTTDPTTPAMQWRGGAPVLFLNEMPTNVAMLNNINIQDVAFIKVLRPTFVGGFGGSSGAIAVYLRRGGDSKSDVDTHGFEKYRKAGYDIVKEFYAPDYTVRKEIHILQDKRLTLYWNPNLVADTLTHTARISFYNNDFTRRFRVVVEGMAEDGTLGRVEQLY, from the coding sequence ATGCAATCTGTGAAATCTAAAACTAATCGCTTAAAGTGGTTGCTCCCATTATGTCTGATGGGTATTACAGCAGCCCTTGCATTTTATCCCGCCGATGAATGGCAGGATAAAATTACGCAAGCCCTTGAACAGTACAGCAAACGCTTTCCCCAGGAAAAAGTTTATCTGCAGGTAGACAAAGATTACTACGGTGCGGGTGAAACCATCTGGTTTAAGGCATATGTACTGCTACAAGGCCAACCTTCTCTCTCTGCAACGAACCTGTACGTAGAATTAATCGATAAGAGTGGGAAGATTGTTCAAAAGAAACTTATTTCTGTGGGGGGGGCTACTGGTTCAGGTGCGTTTGTAGTTCCGGAAACAATGCCGCCGGGTCAATACCAGATCCGTGCTTATACTGCCTGGATGCTGAACTTTGATGCGGAGTTCTTGTTTTACAAGGACATCGAAATCTTTGATCCGGCTCACCCTGGCCAATTGCCGGCTAAACCAGTTGGCAATGACTTTTCTGTTCAATTTTTCCCTGAAGGCGGTAATGCGATCGTAGGTGTGGGCGGTCGTATTGCATTCAAGGCGATTAATGATCAGGGTTACCCTATCGAAGTAAATGGTATCGTACAGAACCTGAAAGGGGAAACAGTTACATTACTGAAAACAACGCGCGACGGTATGGGCATGTTTGACCTGACCCCTGTAGCCGGTGAAACTTACAAGGCAATCGTTCAAACCAGCAAAGGACAACAAAAAACGGTACTGCTGCCACAATTAAAGACAGCGGGTGTGGGACTTAAAATATTCAATAAAGGTACACGTATCTTCTATCAGACTTTGCCGGCTACGAAAGATAATCCTATATATAACAATATGTTGGTTGTAGCACAGATGCAACAACACGTGATATATAAAGCCAAGCTGAATGCAGCTGAGGGACAGTTGAGCGGTTTCATTCCTACTGCCAACCTGCCTTCAGGTATCGTACAGTTCACCATCTTCACTGCGGATGGTATGCCAATCGCAGAGCGACTGGCATTTGTACGTAAACCTGATCAGCTGCAACTGACTTTACAGAATTTAAAGATCAACAATCAGCCAAGACAGAAGAATGTACTGGAAGTAAAAGTGCCTGATACCATGCTGACCAGCCTGTCTGTATCTATCACTGATGCTGACAATGTGGTGATCAGCGATGATCAGAACAACATCCTCTCTAACCTGCTGATGACTTCTGACCTGAAAGGGTATATCGCTAATCCGGCTCAGTACTTCAGGGATATGGATCCAGCTACCATGCAGGGCCTGGACCTGGTGATGATGACGAATGGATGGAGAAGGTTTACATGGGAAAAAATTCTGCACAACTACCTGCCAGAGATCAAGTATCCTTATGAACAGGGGCTGCTGCTGAAAGGTATCGCAACCATCAACAAGGGTACTGCTCCGCTGTCAAATGGTAAAGTGGATTTCATCCTGAAACAGCCTGTTGATACTTCTACCGCATTCTCTTCTGTTACTACGAATGATAAAGGTGAATTTGCCATAGACCGTCTGCAGTTCGTAGATACCATCAACGTATTCTATCGTGCAAACGATCCGAATAAAGCCTGGAAAGACGTGAACGTGAAGTTTGAGAATCATTTCTTCGAGACGCAGTCTTCTGCTAACATGCCTTATCCTTTCAGAGAGCCACAGCCTATTGAAAACACTGTGCTGAACAGCTTCCTGAATACAGTAAATGAAAACAATGCAGTAACACGTTCTATACAGCAGAAACCAATCTTCCTGCAGGAATATAACGTAAAGGATAAACGTCTGAGCAGAACCGATGTAGTAGAACAACGTTATGCTACCGGTATGTTTAACGCGGGTGATGGTTATTCATTTGACCTGACCAAGTCTGAAAACGGTTCCATCAACATCTTCCAGTACCTGCAGTCCAAAGTACCAGGTCTGACGATCAATACAACAGATCCTACTACCCCGGCTATGCAATGGCGTGGTGGTGCACCGGTACTGTTCCTGAATGAAATGCCGACCAATGTGGCCATGCTGAATAACATCAACATCCAGGATGTGGCGTTCATCAAGGTATTGCGTCCGACTTTCGTAGGTGGTTTTGGTGGTAGCAGTGGTGCGATTGCGGTGTACCTGAGACGTGGTGGTGATAGCAAGTCTGATGTGGATACACATGGATTTGAAAAATACCGCAAGGCTGGTTATGATATCGTAAAAGAATTCTATGCACCTGATTATACTGTACGTAAAGAGATCCATATTTTGCAGGATAAGCGACTGACACTGTACTGGAATCCAAACCTGGTAGCAGATACCCTGACACATACAGCACGTATTTCTTTCTACAATAATGACTTTACAAGAAGGTTCAGAGTTGTGGTAGAAGGTATGGCTGAAGATGGAACACTGGGTCGTGTGGAACAATTGTATTAA
- the folK gene encoding 2-amino-4-hydroxy-6-hydroxymethyldihydropteridine diphosphokinase — MNKAILLIGGNLGNRTENLQQAVMQIDKRAGTVEKKSGLYETAAWGHVQQPDYLNQALQIDTTLSAEELLDTVLDIERQLGRVRQQKWGARVIDIDIIFYNDAVIDLPALKVPHPQMANRQFVLVPLAEIRPDWIHPVLHKDVSALLAECTDTLPAQKFQLQEQAR, encoded by the coding sequence ATGAATAAAGCAATATTACTTATAGGTGGTAATCTGGGCAACCGTACAGAGAACCTGCAACAGGCTGTGATGCAAATAGATAAGCGGGCGGGAACCGTTGAAAAAAAGTCGGGATTGTACGAAACCGCTGCGTGGGGCCATGTGCAGCAGCCAGACTACCTGAATCAGGCTTTGCAGATAGATACGACCCTGAGTGCTGAAGAGCTGTTGGATACCGTACTGGATATAGAACGGCAGTTGGGAAGGGTACGCCAACAAAAATGGGGGGCACGGGTCATAGATATAGATATCATCTTTTATAATGATGCGGTGATCGATTTGCCGGCGCTGAAAGTGCCACATCCGCAGATGGCGAACAGACAGTTTGTACTGGTGCCGCTGGCGGAGATTCGTCCCGATTGGATACATCCGGTACTACATAAAGATGTCAGCGCTCTGCTGGCGGAGTGTACGGATACATTACCTGCCCAAAAATTTCAGTTACAGGAGCAAGCCAGATGA
- a CDS encoding lipase family protein, whose product MIRKGLLLLLPILGLYWNTSYGQHLKAGFDPKEYADMLAICFLNADTPWTKKIPPPEDSKLIYRSKETGLHNRWDLWTYHGNVAVISIRGTVGNKESWMENFHAGMIPAIGSFQLNDSTHFKYRFAKDSNAYVHAGWTLALASMADDIVAKIKDCYRQGIHDFILTGHSQGGAITFLLRSYLEYIDDPAFPKDITIKTYSSAAPKPGNLYYAYDYDFVTRNGWGFRIINARDWVPEAPFSLQTTRDFNSPNPFQYVKKSLRKQSLPVRIVLSYMYGRLDNSSKKASRRMQKVLGKRLYGMVKKTLPQYKMPPFVGSHNYAPAGVPIILAPTADYDTQFPFDGKNIFVHHAYDPYRYLLEADYLK is encoded by the coding sequence ATGATCAGAAAGGGACTATTATTGTTACTGCCCATCCTGGGCCTCTATTGGAATACAAGCTATGGACAGCACCTCAAAGCGGGATTTGACCCCAAAGAATATGCAGACATGCTCGCTATCTGCTTCCTTAACGCAGATACCCCGTGGACCAAAAAGATACCACCCCCGGAGGACTCCAAACTCATTTACCGCTCCAAAGAAACAGGTTTACACAATCGCTGGGACCTCTGGACCTACCATGGCAATGTGGCCGTGATCAGCATCCGGGGCACGGTGGGCAACAAAGAATCCTGGATGGAAAACTTCCATGCCGGCATGATCCCCGCCATTGGTTCCTTTCAGCTGAACGATAGCACTCACTTCAAATACCGCTTTGCCAAAGACAGTAATGCATATGTACATGCGGGTTGGACACTGGCCCTGGCCTCAATGGCAGACGATATCGTGGCAAAGATCAAAGACTGCTACCGGCAAGGAATACATGATTTCATCCTCACAGGACATAGCCAGGGTGGTGCGATCACCTTCCTGCTCCGTTCCTATCTTGAATACATAGACGATCCGGCTTTCCCAAAAGATATTACCATCAAAACCTATAGCAGTGCTGCTCCAAAACCAGGGAATTTATACTACGCGTACGACTATGACTTCGTGACACGTAATGGCTGGGGATTCAGAATTATCAATGCCCGTGACTGGGTGCCGGAAGCCCCATTTTCGCTACAGACCACCCGTGATTTCAATAGCCCGAATCCTTTCCAGTATGTAAAAAAGTCGCTGCGAAAACAATCGCTGCCTGTAAGAATTGTGCTGAGTTATATGTATGGCAGACTGGATAACAGCAGTAAAAAGGCTAGCCGGCGCATGCAAAAAGTTTTGGGCAAACGGCTATATGGTATGGTGAAAAAAACATTGCCTCAATATAAGATGCCGCCTTTTGTAGGCAGCCATAATTACGCCCCTGCCGGCGTACCGATCATACTCGCTCCCACAGCGGATTACGACACGCAATTCCCCTTCGATGGCAAGAACATTTTTGTACATCATGCTTACGATCCGTACCGCTATTTGCTGGAAGCAGACTACCTGAAATGA
- a CDS encoding IS110 family transposase translates to MVNARHIKYVPGHKTDRNDSAWIAKLLLSGLLKGSFIPPQYTRELRELYRYKRKVIGQRSSEYNRLQNILETANIKLSTVVSDVFGVSGWSMITAIIEGEQDPMILANLAKGRLKIKKQELILALEGHLNEHHRFMLSLSKTVILQLNDLLGQVDNRIDQYLKKWEEEVKLLQTIPGVQKQTATAILAEIGTDMHAFPNQHHLASWCGLCPGNNESAGKKKSERINHGNRSLKTALVEAAWAAAHTKDTYLKRKYYTLSIRRGKKRALIAISHKILIAAYFILKNRVPYMEPDNQEWLKKESRRR, encoded by the coding sequence CTGGTCAATGCCCGGCATATTAAATATGTGCCGGGGCATAAGACCGATCGCAATGACAGTGCCTGGATTGCAAAATTATTGCTAAGCGGGCTACTAAAGGGAAGTTTTATTCCACCGCAATACACTCGCGAATTACGGGAATTGTACCGATACAAACGTAAAGTAATAGGACAGCGGTCCAGTGAATATAACCGGTTACAGAACATTTTAGAGACAGCCAATATCAAATTGAGCACTGTAGTCAGTGATGTATTCGGTGTAAGTGGCTGGTCAATGATCACTGCCATTATTGAAGGAGAACAGGATCCTATGATATTGGCCAATTTGGCAAAAGGTAGGCTCAAAATCAAAAAACAAGAGCTTATTCTTGCATTAGAAGGCCATCTCAATGAGCATCACCGTTTTATGCTCAGCCTGTCTAAAACTGTTATTTTACAGCTAAATGACCTACTTGGTCAGGTGGATAACCGTATAGATCAGTACTTAAAAAAATGGGAGGAAGAAGTAAAATTACTTCAGACTATTCCCGGAGTACAAAAACAAACAGCTACCGCCATCTTAGCCGAAATAGGTACAGATATGCATGCGTTCCCTAATCAGCATCATTTGGCTAGTTGGTGTGGTTTATGTCCTGGTAATAATGAAAGTGCCGGAAAAAAGAAAAGTGAAAGAATCAATCATGGCAACAGATCCCTTAAAACCGCACTCGTGGAAGCAGCATGGGCTGCAGCACATACGAAAGATACTTATCTGAAAAGAAAATATTATACTTTGAGTATACGAAGAGGCAAAAAACGAGCACTTATTGCAATTTCACACAAAATCCTAATTGCCGCTTATTTTATACTCAAAAATAGAGTGCCATATATGGAACCTGATAATCAGGAGTGGCTAAAAAAAGAAAGCAGGCGCAGATAA
- a CDS encoding deoxynucleoside kinase, with the protein MNYKYITIEGNIGAGKTTLATRLAKHFGAQLILEEFADNPFLPKFYEKPQQYAFPLELFFMAERYKQLKDMLQTQDMFNNFFISDYLFIKSLLFAKVTLKDEEYNLYQKLFDIINPQLLQPDLLIFLNAPITKLQQNIKNRNRSYEQSIPDSYLGNLQDVYMQYIKQHPVKTLMVDTTKVDFLRNPEEFERLLKALEQDYPPGINYF; encoded by the coding sequence ATGAATTATAAATACATTACAATTGAAGGAAATATAGGGGCTGGTAAAACGACGCTGGCTACAAGACTGGCGAAGCACTTTGGTGCGCAACTGATATTGGAAGAGTTTGCGGATAATCCATTTTTGCCTAAGTTTTACGAGAAGCCACAGCAGTATGCTTTTCCGTTGGAGCTGTTTTTCATGGCAGAACGGTATAAGCAGCTGAAAGATATGTTGCAGACGCAGGATATGTTTAACAACTTTTTTATATCGGATTACCTGTTTATAAAGAGTTTGCTGTTTGCAAAGGTGACATTGAAAGATGAGGAATATAACCTGTACCAGAAGCTGTTTGATATTATTAATCCGCAGTTGTTACAACCGGATTTGCTGATATTTCTGAATGCACCGATTACAAAGTTGCAGCAGAATATAAAGAACAGGAACAGGTCTTATGAGCAATCGATACCTGATAGTTATCTGGGGAATTTGCAGGATGTGTATATGCAGTATATCAAGCAGCACCCGGTGAAGACATTGATGGTGGATACGACAAAGGTTGATTTTCTCAGGAATCCTGAAGAGTTTGAGAGATTGTTAAAAGCATTGGAGCAAGATTATCCGCCGGGAATAAATTACTTTTAA
- the sppA gene encoding signal peptide peptidase SppA codes for MRSFFKIFFATLLALIVVGVLGIVILLGLIGSALSPDKVVISPNGVLVLETNQELSEQKVANPLSMLTKKGDGGTPGLFDVIRLVDNATGDDNIKGIYLKVEGNANGFATNQEFRNALERFKASGKWIYAYGENMSQQSYFVASVANKVYLHPKGGLDFNGFYSQVTFLKGLLEKLEIQPQIFYDGRFKSATEPLRETEMTPANRIQTNAYLGELYSNFLYNIGQSRKIDTATLHKYANDGAIQHAEDAARLKLVDGLRYDDQVMDEIKSRLSLSGTDKVNFVTLSNYENANEHRFRDNDAKIALIYAQGSIVGGDSEKETVISSDRYIKLIREARQDKDIKAIVFRVNSPGGSALASESIWRELTLAKKDKPVIVSMGDYAASGGYYISCMADSIFAEPNTLTGSIGVFAVIPNLGNFFKNKLGVTFDGVKTAQYADLGTASRAMTDDEKRFIQNGVDTTYMVFKTRVVNGRKLSGAVVDSIAQGRVWSGVQAKELGLVDRIGGIQDAIACAAKMVHAGSFNVKEYPEPQGGLEKVVRSLGGDMQSRMVKKELGENYNLYEQVKRIKEMSGQVQARIPFDIEIK; via the coding sequence ATGCGTAGTTTCTTTAAAATCTTTTTTGCCACCCTACTAGCACTCATTGTCGTAGGTGTTTTGGGAATCGTTATCCTCCTGGGATTGATCGGAAGTGCTTTATCGCCCGATAAAGTTGTCATTTCCCCTAATGGCGTACTGGTACTGGAAACAAACCAGGAACTCAGTGAACAGAAAGTCGCCAACCCACTCAGCATGCTCACTAAAAAAGGAGATGGTGGCACTCCTGGATTGTTCGACGTCATCAGGCTGGTTGACAATGCCACCGGCGATGATAATATCAAAGGTATTTACCTGAAAGTAGAAGGCAATGCCAACGGCTTTGCCACCAATCAGGAATTCAGAAACGCACTTGAGCGCTTCAAAGCCAGTGGCAAGTGGATCTATGCCTATGGCGAGAATATGAGCCAGCAGAGCTACTTTGTCGCCTCTGTGGCCAACAAGGTATACCTCCATCCAAAAGGCGGTCTTGACTTCAATGGCTTCTATTCACAGGTCACCTTCCTGAAAGGGCTGCTGGAAAAGTTGGAGATCCAGCCGCAGATCTTCTACGATGGCCGTTTCAAAAGCGCCACCGAACCACTGCGCGAAACGGAAATGACCCCTGCAAACCGCATCCAGACCAATGCTTACCTGGGTGAACTGTATAGCAATTTCTTATATAATATAGGCCAGAGCCGTAAAATCGATACGGCTACCCTGCACAAATACGCCAATGACGGCGCTATCCAGCATGCAGAAGATGCCGCCCGCCTGAAACTGGTGGATGGCCTGCGCTACGACGATCAGGTGATGGACGAAATCAAATCCCGCCTGAGCCTGAGCGGAACTGACAAAGTGAACTTCGTGACCCTGAGCAACTACGAAAATGCCAACGAGCACCGTTTCAGGGACAACGACGCCAAGATCGCCCTCATCTATGCACAGGGTAGCATTGTAGGTGGCGATAGCGAAAAAGAAACTGTCATCAGCAGTGACCGATATATCAAACTGATCAGGGAAGCCCGTCAGGACAAGGATATCAAAGCTATCGTATTCAGGGTGAACTCCCCGGGAGGTAGCGCACTTGCTTCAGAAAGCATCTGGCGCGAACTGACCCTGGCTAAGAAAGATAAACCAGTGATCGTATCTATGGGTGATTATGCCGCTTCCGGTGGTTATTACATCTCCTGTATGGCCGATTCTATCTTTGCAGAACCCAATACCCTCACAGGTTCTATTGGTGTATTTGCCGTGATCCCGAACCTGGGTAATTTCTTTAAGAATAAACTGGGTGTCACTTTCGACGGTGTGAAAACCGCACAGTATGCTGATCTTGGTACTGCCAGCCGTGCTATGACAGACGATGAAAAACGTTTCATCCAGAATGGCGTTGATACGACTTACATGGTATTCAAAACCCGGGTAGTCAATGGCCGTAAACTGAGTGGTGCAGTGGTAGACAGCATTGCACAGGGACGTGTATGGAGTGGTGTACAGGCAAAAGAATTGGGTCTGGTAGACCGTATCGGTGGTATTCAGGACGCGATTGCATGTGCAGCGAAGATGGTGCATGCCGGTTCTTTCAATGTAAAAGAATATCCTGAACCACAGGGTGGCCTTGAAAAGGTAGTGAGAAGTCTGGGTGGCGATATGCAATCCCGGATGGTGAAGAAAGAACTGGGTGAAAACTACAACCTGTACGAGCAGGTGAAGAGGATCAAAGAAATGAGTGGTCAGGTACAGGCCAGAATTCCCTTTGATATTGAGATCAAATAG
- a CDS encoding NAD(P)/FAD-dependent oxidoreductase, producing the protein MKDNRLVVIGGGAAGFFCAVNAARMAKSLEVILLEKTGKLLSKVKVSGGGRCNVTHNAPDILYMSKRYPRGQHFVKKSFGHFFVPDTIQWFQERGVSLKAEPDGRMFPVTDSSQTIIDCLLKEADKHRVQIRTNTAVSGLEQTSDGWKVLLQDEAPIETKFVFVAAGGYPQADKFGWLQNTGHEIVPPLPSLFTFNMPGNPIISLMGVSAIAAVKIAGTKLQEQGPVLITHWGLSGPAILRTSAWGARELADLNYQFTAVINWLPDHNENSLREDLQSLRFELGGQKIYNKNPFGLPQRLWLFMLEQSGIAEDARWADVPSKEQNKLIKQLVAMECPVKGKTTFKEEFVTCGGIKLSEIDPNTMESKLLPQLFFGGEVMDVDGITGGFNFQHAWSSGYIAAKTIAQKMG; encoded by the coding sequence ATGAAAGACAATAGATTAGTAGTTATTGGGGGTGGGGCAGCTGGTTTCTTCTGTGCGGTAAATGCCGCCAGAATGGCAAAATCACTGGAAGTCATCCTGTTAGAGAAGACTGGCAAGCTGCTTTCCAAAGTAAAAGTATCCGGCGGCGGCAGGTGCAATGTCACGCATAATGCCCCTGATATATTATATATGTCAAAGCGTTATCCAAGGGGACAGCATTTTGTGAAGAAGTCTTTTGGGCATTTTTTCGTGCCTGACACCATCCAGTGGTTCCAGGAAAGAGGGGTTTCGCTCAAGGCTGAACCCGATGGACGTATGTTTCCGGTTACGGATAGTTCCCAGACCATCATCGATTGTCTCCTGAAGGAAGCAGATAAACACAGGGTGCAGATCAGAACCAACACGGCCGTAAGCGGGCTGGAACAAACCTCCGATGGCTGGAAAGTGTTGTTGCAGGACGAAGCGCCTATCGAAACTAAGTTTGTATTTGTAGCGGCCGGAGGGTATCCGCAGGCTGATAAGTTCGGATGGTTGCAGAACACCGGTCATGAAATCGTACCTCCTTTGCCGTCGCTCTTTACTTTCAATATGCCGGGCAATCCCATTATCTCTCTCATGGGTGTCAGCGCTATCGCCGCTGTGAAGATTGCAGGCACCAAGCTACAGGAACAGGGCCCGGTGCTCATCACCCACTGGGGGTTGAGTGGCCCCGCTATTTTGCGGACCTCTGCCTGGGGGGCAAGAGAACTGGCAGATCTGAACTACCAGTTTACCGCTGTTATCAACTGGCTGCCGGATCACAATGAAAACAGCCTGCGGGAAGATCTCCAAAGCCTGCGATTCGAACTGGGTGGACAAAAGATCTACAACAAAAATCCTTTTGGCCTGCCACAGCGCTTATGGCTATTTATGCTGGAACAGTCAGGCATTGCCGAAGACGCCCGCTGGGCCGATGTGCCTTCAAAGGAACAGAATAAACTCATCAAACAACTGGTGGCTATGGAATGCCCCGTGAAAGGGAAGACCACCTTCAAAGAAGAATTTGTCACCTGTGGGGGCATCAAATTATCAGAGATCGATCCGAATACGATGGAAAGTAAATTATTGCCGCAATTGTTCTTTGGCGGTGAAGTCATGGATGTAGATGGTATCACAGGTGGGTTCAACTTCCAGCATGCATGGAGTAGTGGCTATATTGCTGCAAAGACTATTGCACAAAAAATGGGCTGA
- a CDS encoding VOC family protein, whose amino-acid sequence MISVNPYLVYRGNCEEAFSFYKTVFGSESLYIGRYKDVPEEARKFFPNAHDENVMHATLQIGERTVLMGNDSADISEQSAASFSRDFYLYLNTDNSEEAIRIFNELSVGGEIKVPIAQTFWSPYYGVLTDRFGIHWKITSHPDKEG is encoded by the coding sequence ATGATTTCAGTCAATCCATATTTAGTTTATAGAGGGAATTGTGAAGAAGCGTTCAGTTTCTACAAAACAGTGTTTGGTAGTGAAAGCCTCTACATAGGCCGTTACAAGGATGTGCCGGAGGAGGCCAGGAAATTTTTCCCAAACGCACATGATGAAAATGTTATGCATGCCACACTGCAAATCGGTGAAAGGACAGTTCTGATGGGGAATGATAGTGCAGATATATCTGAGCAATCGGCGGCTTCGTTTTCAAGAGATTTCTATCTTTACCTCAATACAGATAATTCCGAAGAGGCTATTCGGATATTTAATGAGCTATCAGTCGGTGGAGAAATAAAAGTGCCTATCGCCCAAACCTTCTGGAGTCCTTATTATGGGGTACTTACCGATAGATTTGGAATTCACTGGAAAATCACCTCTCATCCAGATAAGGAAGGCTAA
- a CDS encoding 5' nucleotidase, NT5C type encodes MQHMPSIAIDMDETIADPITKARSWYYRDYGTIFTEDQLRGKSISEAVPPEHKGIIHQYLNTPGFFRDLPVYPDAQRVIEELNKKYKVYIVSAAMEFPNSLMDKISWLQDHFPFLTWRQYCLCGDKSLVQTDYMIDDLIRNFQFFKGTPLLFTGPHNIHIEGYNRILNWEDAASKLL; translated from the coding sequence ATGCAACACATGCCATCTATCGCCATAGATATGGACGAAACCATCGCGGATCCCATTACAAAAGCCCGCTCCTGGTATTACCGGGACTACGGCACCATCTTTACAGAAGACCAGCTCAGGGGTAAATCTATCTCTGAAGCCGTACCACCTGAACACAAAGGCATCATCCACCAATATCTCAATACCCCTGGTTTCTTCCGTGACCTCCCCGTATACCCGGATGCTCAAAGGGTGATCGAAGAACTGAACAAAAAATACAAAGTATACATCGTCTCTGCCGCCATGGAATTTCCGAATTCCCTGATGGACAAGATCAGCTGGCTGCAGGACCACTTCCCCTTCCTCACCTGGCGGCAGTACTGCCTGTGTGGCGACAAAAGCCTGGTACAAACGGATTACATGATCGATGACCTGATCAGGAACTTCCAGTTCTTCAAAGGCACCCCCCTGCTCTTTACAGGACCTCATAATATCCATATCGAAGGGTATAACCGTATATTAAACTGGGAAGACGCGGCCTCGAAATTACTCTGA